In the genome of Pangasianodon hypophthalmus isolate fPanHyp1 chromosome 15, fPanHyp1.pri, whole genome shotgun sequence, the window GTAAACTAGATTTATATCACATAATATCACTTGGTATCAAattttgtaatgttaaaaaacattacaatattTGTCTTTCTGTAGATTGTCCATTCTCTGTCTCCTGGAAAGAAAGTGTGGCTTGGAGAGACAAGCTCAGCATACGGCGGGGGCGCAGTCGGGCTCTCGGACACATTCGTTGCTGGTTTTATGTGAGTACATGCATGTACACGCTGTGGTGCTTGGCATTTAGGCTAAATTTATCTAGTAAAAGGTCCATAGTGAGGAACcaatggctttaaaaaaaattaattaggtTTCCAGTATTAGACTACAAGCTGAGCTGAAAATGAGGTTTAGTGTAATGTCGTGTCTCAAACAAGATCATCTAACAATATCATTCAAATGTTTATACCACCACAAATGAGTGAGATTTGTGTCTGTTGCACagaatgtcatttttattagaCAATATCACTGATCTCAGGCCATTTCCAGGTCACATTTCTAGCTCATTTTAAAGCCTACAAACAGAGTGAGAGTGcacacaaaatgacaaaaaggaagaaaaaggaagaaaaaaaaattaagaaattaataatACTGTTTCCTTCCCAAATTGACTGAGAAATTTATATTTGGGAGAAATTTAAGGTCTGTATTATGATTAATGTTCAAGAGCTTATTTCTCCacttaataaaatcaaaatttgaagacaatgtttattttaagttGCTCACTAGCtggttgaatttttttaataaatagaatgAAGGGAAGCTATTTTTTCAGCTACCACCTAGGGATCATTGATGGCTTCCAACAACcactaatattttttatttttattttttgatttatcTTTTCAGGTCCAAAATCCCAAGTGTTTTacataaaaagattaaaagttTAAAGAAAGTATGTATGGTTtagcaaaaaatgaaaaaacttaCACGCATTACTggatatatataattgtattattattattattatagatagatagatagatagatagatagatagatagattttggagcgtggctgtggggatttgtgcccattcagccacaagagcgttagtgaggtcaggcactgctgtcaggcgttccagttcatcccaaaggtgttcagtggggttgaggtcagggctctgtgcaggccacgtGAGGTCTTCCTGAGcttggagcttgctttgtgcacaggggcgttgtcatgctggcATATGTTTAgtcctcttagttccagtgaaaggaaatcttaatgttacaACATACAAAGGCAATTGTGCATACAATTTTATGgcaagtttggggaagacccacatatgggtttgataGGTATGTATATGTTATAACTGTTATACCTGAATAAatcattgtgtgtttgttctctaAAGGTGGTTGGACAAACTCGGTCTTGCAGCTAAGCTGGGGTTGGACGTGGTCATGCGACAGGTGTTAATTGGCTCTGGGACGTACCATCTTGTGGATAATAATCTCGATCCACTTCCGGTATGTTACATGCTGTTCAAAAACAGTCAAAACATTTATTACCATATTTTCTGGACTGTAAATTAATATGCAACTTACACTGAAGCATGAggcaattttattatttatatattgcaaatttattatttatagtgcTGGTACTGCCTGTGAAATTACTTAGTTTAGTTTAATGTAAGTGTCCTGAAACATGATTAGCTTGTGTttgtacactcacacacttctaTGACGCTGCTGATTTAGCATAATGGTTGGATTTTCAGTGTTATAATAGCAACAAGTtctggtaataataataataataataataataataataataataataatgttaatctACCAAAAACTACTGTAATTGCTGGAGTAGCAGGcctactgtaaatacactaacaAATGGGCAAGTTATAATTATGCTAATCCAAAAGTGATGACCCATGCAGCTGAGTTTAAAAAGTTTGTATACCCTCaggataaaatgaaaattaagaGTTTGAGAGGCTTGGGGCAAAAATTATTTTGGATTGCTTtcgctttttttattttggatcGCTTTCGCTTTTGCTTATTGCAAGATACAtccatattacattttaaaatattttaggtAAATTAGTTAAAGTAGGAAAAATAGAagtatattttccatttttcatttaaaatgggggatgcaaacatttgcactcaacTTTACAGTCAGTTCACTGTATATCTGCATCATTTACTTGagagcaaaaaatatataaatatccaGTAAAATAGTGTATGAAGTCACAAAGTATGCAGTTGGTATCGGGGCTTTAACAGAATTACTGTGTTTATGGCAGGATTATTGGCTTTCGCTTCTGTACAAGAGACTCGTAGGACCTGAAGTGCTGAAAATACAGGTTCTGTCAAGTACAGGAAGGCAGAAGCAACTCTTACGGGTTTATCTTCATTGCACCAACAAAGAAAGGTACCAGATTCTGAACCTCCACTCTGAACTCTCTGTTAAGCTGTAACATACTTCCAGACATCCAACaattaaggaataaaccacgattgggtggttgattattttcccataccAACAtgttcccaagtgttttattccttttacaccatagcaatttgccaacaagtacacttttgttttttatttattaactctgcagcttcactactgtcagagctcctgttatagaaaattaatcaatgcttTTTAACCAATCCAAACTTCAGCATtaaattcaaatgaattaaagtaaGGAAGGTACTTTTCTCCTCAGTTCTAGTTACAGAAAAGGTGCAGTCACTTTGTTTGCCCTAAACCTGAGCAAGGAGCAAGTGGTGATCAAGCTGCCGGCGCTCGTCTCCAACAGCACTGTCGAAGTGTTTGTGCTTCAGTCAGCTGAGGCAGGGGAGGACGGCCTCCATTCCAGGTGATGTTCCCAATACCAGGGCATTTCTCAATACATGTGTGTTCTTACTTGGTCTTTGTTCCTAGCTGAACtaagtttaatttcattaccCAAAAGCTTGCATTGATGGGTAACAAGCAACaaggaagaataaaaaagacTCTTTAATTGAGCGTACGGACACAGCGACGGCATGCCCGGTGACTCGGTTTTAAGTTTTAAGCCTGTAAATCTAATTTTGAAATATGTCAGAAAATAGGCAGTGTTTGTACCACATGAGCAAATATCCAAAAACTGCACTGCTTAATATGAACATTTGTTTGCCATAGTGAGCTACATCAATATCGAGCAAATGTCTTGATTGACAGCTCACTCAGTTACTGAGATACACAGAGATATATCTCTACAGGTCTATCCCGTTAGGTTAGCTTTTACTTGCTGGCTTATCTTTTACCCTTTCACTTAGCTTTTGTAAGCTAGGCTAGTTTTCTTTTCACAGCCTTGAGATTAGTGGGAGTGGAGcttgtgaagtgaagtgaagtgaagtgacttgtggccaagtatggtgacccatacttggaatttgtactctgcatttaacccatccaagtgcacacacagtagtgaacacacacacacacccggagcattgggcagccttttttgctgcggtgcctGGGGAGCatttgggggttcggtgccttgcccaagggtctcacctcagtcgtggtattgagggtggaagagggcgatggtcattcactccccccacctacaatccctgccggacctgagactcgaacccacaaccttcaggttcaccttcgggttgcaagtccgactctctatccattaggccacaactgccctCATTAGGCTCTTTAGGTCAGCTTTTAATTACTCAGTTAGCAGTTAGCTAGGTTACTCAGACTTGAACATAAACGCACAGATTGGACAAAAGCTATGTGGGAGATACAAGTGACATCAGCTTTTAGATTAGTGTAGGGTGGAGCTTGTGCAGATTTGATCTAAAATCTtattatcttcttcttcttcttctttttaaattattttttatttattatttttactctcCAGAtggttttttaatttatttatcttttattagtttattattatttattattcagaacTGAAAGTAACCTGATGAGAAAGTGAAAGTGTGGGATTCTCTTTggattttattccttacataatgctcaagttaaaaaaaaaaacaaaaaaaagacagcatgaAGAACAAGTGCAGCAGAACATGAGAGCAGAACATTTATGGCCACAGGAAGTAAGGGAGCTGAGGGTGTCGAATTTCTCACCCTAATTACAGATTTCCTTTTTGCAACTGCAGGGGCAACTGCTAAcatacaactactactactacttctacttctGTTCTACTTCTACTGTAGTAGAAGGGCATTATCATACTGGAGCATGTTTGAACCCCTTATTTCcaatgaaaggaaattgtaatgttacagcatacaaagacatccaaTACAATTGTGTGTATCTGTTATGCATGAATGTCTTACAGGTCAAGACAAAAACGCTTCAGAACTGTGCAAGGTATGAATTTGCCTTCAGCATGTTTGGTTCTTGTTCTGTTTGGATTAAACCATTTTAATCTGCAGGTCTGTCAGTCTGAACGGTGATGTGCTGAAGATGGTGGATGACAGGACTCTTCCACCTCTTCGGGGAGCTGAACTTCCTCCTGGAGAACATCTCAAACTTCCTGCACTGTCCTTTGCCTTCTACGTGCTGAAACAAGCTGCTGCTCCCGTGTGCTGAAGAGTTCAGAGTGATGATTTTATCCTGAATGTTGCTTATGGAAGAACTTTGACTATGAAAATTGCACtgtgaacatttatttattataagactTTAAGTGTTTACATGTTACATTTGAATCATCAGCCACTCACTGACAACTTTAACCAGAACACCTGCTCatacaatcagccaatcatgtggcgtcagcacaatgcataaaatcgtgcaggttcaggtcaagagcttcggttaaagttcacagcaaacatggaggaaaaatgtgatctcagtgattttgaccatggcatgttttttttctgccagaaGTACTGgtttctcctgggattttcacacacaatagtctctagagttgacTCAGACTggtgcaaaaagaaaacatccatgagatgagagaggtcagaggagaatggtcagactagttcaagctgacaggaaggctactgtGACTGAAATAACCACTACGTGCAATTAGCATTCCATTTTATCCCAAAGGTTTCATTGAGGTTAAAGTCAGGGCTCTGAGCAGCcattcgagttcttccactccaaccttggcaaagcatgtcttcatggacattgctttgtgcacaggggcattgtcatgctggaacatgtctGAGCCCCTTATTatttccagtgaaaggaaattgtaatgctacagcatacaaagacattctatacaattgtgtgtatCTGTTGTGCATGAATGTCTTACATGTGGTGAGCAGAACCCTTtgaagcagatgggctacaacagcagaagaccacatcaggaacctgaggctacagtgggcaaaGGCTCTACAAACCTGGACAGAGTGGAAAACCAACAAgcaatgttttaatttaaagttgaTGTCTTCAACTTTAAGAAAACGTTCTCttacaccaccagcagcagcctGAAGAGTTGACAcgaggcaggttgggtccatggattcatgctgttgatgccaaattctgaccctgtTTTGCATTTCACAGCAGAATGCAAGGTTCATCAGATCAGGAGACAGCTGATTTTTACaatcttcaactatccagtttctATGTTCTTCCATTATCAAATATAAGAGCCTATCATGTTTATATATCCATATAACATACATGTATGCCATTCAACAGTTTACAAGGGAAGGGTTGGGACGTTTcccaataataattattttttgatACCAGTAAAAGCGAAGGTGCTTCTCCGCTCTTTTTGTGCaatattaatgacatttttactGTTGATATCAAAACCACACCATATGGAATGCAATTTGcacttaaataaaacacataaaaagaaataactAGGTAAATATATTTAGAATAGACAGTAATTGAGGATTGTTATTAAATGCAATAGTTATTAAATGCAATAGTTtcatttttgtaaacattttattattattattattattattattattattattattattaaaaatagtttgtttaatacctaaacaaacagcatcatggaGGTATCAAATGACACAAGGTTCTGAAAAAAGTatcaaattttattaaaaaaatatgccaaactttgaacatcctgcAGAGCgtcattaaatccattatttaaaatggcACAACCACAAgcggaggccatccaccaaaTGTCAGTGTCTGAGTAAAGAGGGCATTAGTTAAAGAAGCAACAAAGAGGCCTTGGGTAACTCTCAGCGTGATgctaccactaccatgcttcactgtggtgatggtgttctcagggtgatgggCAGTGTTGGATTTATACCAAATAtgctttgtgccaaggccaaaaagttcaTTGTTGTTCTTATCAGACAAGACATTTTACCACGTTTACAAAGTCTTCTACATTGTGCTTGGCAAATTCCAAAGAAGATTTTAGGTAGATTTCACTTTTCCATAAAGCACaggggttttgtttttttttgagtgtttaGGTTATTGTTGTCCTCTGAACAGCTTCTGCCATCTGAGCTGTTGATGTTTCTAGCTCTTTCAGAGTTACCCTCAGCcacttggttgcttctctgactaatcccttccttacctggtcactgacttttggtgtatggcctcctctaggcaaagttatgatatttttttccatttttaaatattggttAATTGGTGATTtgtgggatgttcaaagtttgggttTTTTCCAAACTTTCATATCCAATTTAGAAGTTTTCACCCCAATGGGGATGAATATTTATGCTATCACATCTATTACACCTTTTAGTTAATAATAGTAAATTGTAGTTATTTATTGTCAAATATTTTTGCCAACTATGTACTATTTTAACGATATAAAACCCCAGTCACATCTCTAGGATTTGTGCTTTATAATGTGGttgtaaaaaagtaaaaaagaatttcaggttggaaaaaaaaatgtaggtcGTTCAGAAAATCAGAACATCCAACTTTTTAAAAGAGGTAAATAACATCAATTAAAGAGGTAAACAATATTCAGTAACATCAAATCTATGCATGTTTTTGCTTCATGAGCATCATGAATTCAGGTTTTGGTGAATCTGATCTGAACTAGTAATTCTCCTTGTTCAGTCATGTTCATAAAGgacaagcatttttttattttataaacacacagcTGACTTTTATTAGCAGATGTTACACAGAGTAAACAGCAGGAACATAACATGTGGTTCTAGCTTCTTCACTCTTCCTGCTGCTCTCCATGTGTAATGACGTAACAGAGTGATTTGTAATCCAGGTTTCCCGCTGCGTCGATGTTGGAGGACTGGAACATCTGACGCACCTTTCATTAAAGCACAacgtaaggtgtgtgtgtagacatgtCCCCAAAGCATGAGTGTGTTACAATATTACAGATGATCAGCATGGCGTCTTACCTCCTCTGCACTGAACTTGTCTGCTTGTGTCATGAGCATATGTTGTAATCTGGAAATGTAGGATAACATTGAAATAAAAAGTCCAGattgtgatttattattttttatatgccACAATCACtgctgaatgctcgattctgattgatcagaaggtgttgattaattttctgtaatagcaGTTCTGTAATGTTAACTtactcagctgtgtgtatgtatccCTTTGCTTCAGGATCAAACATCTTAAAAGCATTAAGTATGGTGTCTTCAGGGTCAGTACCTACATTCAGAGACATATTATTTAAAACGTTTCCTTGTTTCTGGTGCccttaatataaaataaaataaaacaaatgcacaGGTAACAGCTGAGGATTGTTGGTTGACTGAAGTTTGCTTCTAATGCAACTCTGTGTCACCAAAAATCTCAGacagtaacttttttttccattcagtttGGTATGACTGCCTCCTAGGCCAAAGTCCTGCCTCCCAAAGTTTTAAGGCAGAAGTGTAGTGGAAAGCAGGAAGTGATGTGGATGATAATGGCAtttaattttgaatatttagGCATGTTTACAGAAACGTGAGTTATACAtctacagttgaggtcaaaagtttacatccccctttcagaatctgcaaaatgtttattattttaccagaataagagggatcatacaaaatgcatgttattgtttatttagtgctgacctgaataagatgtttacatatagtccacaagagaaaataattgaatttcaaattcaaaagtttacatccccttgattcttaatactgtgttgttacctgaatgatccacagctgtgtttttttgtttactgatagttgtgcaagagtcccttgtttgtcctgaacagttaaactgcctgctgttcttcagaaaaatccttcaggtcccacaaattctttggttttccagcattttttgtgcatttgaaccctttccaacaatgactgtatgattttgagatccatcttttcacactgaggacaactgagggactcatatgcaactattacagaagattcaaacgcacactgatgctccagaaggaaaaaccatgcattaagagccggggggtgaaaacttttgaacagaatggagatatgtacatttttcttattttgcctaaatattgtattttttcatttagtactgcccttcagaggctacagaagatagttacatgtttcccagaagacaaaataagttaaatttaccctgatcttcaaattcaaaaagttttcaccccccggctcttaatgcatggtttttccttctggagcatcttACAGATAGggaaaaatctgatttttgaccaaactgtttatttaatgaTCCTGATCCTAACTAAGCTATATTACTTTGTGTTAACAGAAATCAAGTAGCTCAGTTTTAGTTAagttagtttagtttagtttagtttagttaagttttagttttattagATTGGTAAAAGCTTAGCATGTGATATAAAGAGTTCATGTTCTTGCTGTGTTTTATATTAGCatatatgtagtatatacagtatctttTACTTAATTACTGTCACGCTAGCTTTTACTCACCATGCAGTTTTTCTCCAAACAGATTAAGAAACATTGTGAAATTGATTGGACCACTGGCTTCCTTAAGCATGTCTTCTAGTTCAATGTCCTTGACATTCAGTTTACCTGTGGATTAAAAAGCACAtctaaattaaacataaacatcaaTTTAATgcatataaatcatataaacaaGGTTCGagtcattaagaaaaaaatccacactAACCAAGAGATGCATATGTGTCTTTAAGGTCCTCCTTATCAATGAAACCATCTCTGTTTTGATCAATAAGTGTGAAAGCCTGCACCAAAGAGGAATGGTCATCGTTATTAGACAGACTGAATTCTCAAACTTCCTTTAAGGAACCACTGATCTGATACTGAGAATCTGAATCAAATTGATATTGGCCTGAAACTCTGGTCAAGATCAGGATTCAGTGTCCTCATTATGATGCTCATTCCAACATTCAGCAATAATTCAGGAAATTCAGCCCGGATCCGTTTTCACCCATTGTTGTAGGTGTGTTTCTATTTAtacaacatgcacacaaacacactcttacATTTAAACCACCCCTGCAATTATTAAAGTGAACAAAATTCAGTATTGGATCAGCACTAAGTACTGGATTGTAACTGAATGAGTCTATTtagttaaatgattcattctgATTTGTTTATTGAATCATTTACTTGCACAAATGTGCAGTCTGATTATCCATTCCTATTAAGCCTGTTTTATTTCAATAGTTAATTCACTGATTTCAGTGGTCTTTTAAGTTTATTACTTGTCACAGTGTACAATTTCCCAACAAAATCTTGGCCGAATTCTACAGAATGTGCAATAACATGCTCTCCATGTCAGATCATACagtgaagatcctctaatgatagacctatatttaaagaaaaggaCTACGTTCTGCTTATGTCATCAGTCAGTGTGATCGGAGATTGTGCATTAAAGTGGTttgcataaaaaagaaaatgccttGGCATAATAGCAGCAATGTTATGTcttaagaaaaacaacaaatttctcttcatttaagtcccacatgattcatttacaatTTGTCACTGAGAAATACTGAATTTATAGCTGTCCCGTGAGTTTCAC includes:
- the LOC113543209 gene encoding myosin light chain 5 encodes the protein MASRKTKKKEGGAKRAQRASSNVFSMFEQTQIQEFKEAFTLIDQNRDGFIDKEDLKDTYASLGKLNVKDIELEDMLKEASGPINFTMFLNLFGEKLHGTDPEDTILNAFKMFDPEAKGYIHTAELQHMLMTQADKFSAEEVRQMFQSSNIDAAGNLDYKSLCYVITHGEQQEE